A stretch of Mya arenaria isolate MELC-2E11 chromosome 14, ASM2691426v1 DNA encodes these proteins:
- the LOC128216650 gene encoding uncharacterized protein LOC128216650: MDAAGFELDFPTLVLQIGYEVNVGQGTARVGYKYRQGKEPGSNCTLFPSNGTLASRERAIMDFDYGLPPPIGFSPVRLWFVSNNPDKYIFEFGCHDRNQVINGVCYYRWYINIILREGQLDNPPMRELVWELWQKFGLKFDDPRNTFLWVGYECPDDVLP, from the exons ATGGACGCGGCAGGCTTCGAACTTGATTTTCCTACGTTAGTCCTACAGATCGGGTACGAGGTCAACGTTGGTCAAGGCACAGCAAGGGTCGGATATAAATATAG aCAGGGCAAAGAACCTGGATCGAACTGTACCTTATTTCCGTCGAATGGAACTCTCGCTAGCAGGGAACGTGCTATCATGGACTTTG ACTATGGTCTGCCGCCGCCTATCGGCTTCTCCCCCGTCCGCCTCTGGTTCGTGTCGAACAACCCAGACAAGTACATCTTCGAGTTCGGCTGTCATGATAGAAACCAGGTGATCAATGGTGTGTGCTATTACCGGTGGTACATTAACATCATCCTCCGCGAGGGTCAACTCGACAATCCACCCATGCGTGAACTTGTCTGGGAGCTGTGGCAGAAGTTTGGACTCAAATTCGACGACCCACGGAACACATTTCTGTGGGTTGGATATG AATGCCCCGACGACGTCTTGCCGTGA